One Coffea arabica cultivar ET-39 chromosome 5c, Coffea Arabica ET-39 HiFi, whole genome shotgun sequence DNA window includes the following coding sequences:
- the LOC113689085 gene encoding uncharacterized protein, with protein MIRNNTTSLTSSVISRHILRTIEDDHGLKVKNILSFVKENLKVDVSYKKVWYARRKTIELVFGSWEQNFAELPQYLDAMSQSNPGTVVEWSHHSDSSDRVKTFKYVFWAFGPAIETFHMCRPVICVDGTHLRGEYKGKLLVAVTQDANNKVLPLAYAIVDEETIFSWSWFMEQLRHNVALDRHLICVIFDRHNGIIYTMTHFDYWVEPLAYHRFYLRHVRSNLMTHFKGLHLRKLCWVMGRARQLRKWRTFRRELRSMFPDAWNYLSAISPEKWCLTHDDGHRWGILTTNISESYNNVLRGARHLPIRACIDMTFHRTVALFQNRREDASHCRNPFPSKIWRRFRNAEKKIGAQRVIEFDGPSGVYKVITGRRVDGKGGNTQTVRFFDKACSCGKWQHYRLPCSHALAVCRNRGDNPGLLVDPQFTTTRWAVQYSGKFNPLPHQDTWLHPGWELQGDRSKFVARRAGRVRASRIRNEMDERDPDEPRRCRNCHQTGHNRRNCPNYRS; from the coding sequence ATGATTAGAAATAATACTACAAGCCTGACGTCTTCCGTTATTTCAAGGCACATACTCCGTACCATTGAAGATGATCATGGATTAAAAGTCAAGAACATACTAAGTTTCGTTAAAGAGAACTTGAAGGTTGATGTGTCTTACAAAAAAGTCTGGTATGCCAGACGTAAAACAATTGAGCTTGTGTTTGGATCTTGGGAACAGAATTTTGCCGAACTACCACAATATCTCGATGCCATGTCTCAATCCAATCCAGGCACCGTGGTGGAGTGGTCGCATCATTCGGATAGTTCGGATCGAGTTAAGACTTTTAAGTATGTATTCTGGGCCTTTGGACCGGCTATTGAAACATTCCACATGTGCAGGCCGGTTATATGTGTTGATGGCACTCATTTGCGTGGCGAATACAAAGGCAAACTCCTTGTTGCAGTCACGCAAGATGCGAACAACAAGGTTCTGCCACTTGCTTATGCCATAGTTGATGAGGAGACGATTTTCAGTTGGTCGTGGTTCATGGAACAATTAAGACATAATGTGGCACTTGATCGACATCTTATCTGTGTCATTTTCGATCGCCACAATGGTATCATTTATACCATGACACACTTTGACTATTGGGTCGAACCTTTGGCCTACCATAGGTTTTACCTGCGACATGTTAGGAGTAATTTGATGACACACTTCAAAGGTTTACACCTTAGAAAGTTGTGTTGGGTAATGGGAAGGGCAAGACAATTGCGCAAGTGGCGGACGTTCAGAAGAGAGTTACGAAGCATGTTTCCAGATGCTTGGAATTATCTGTCTGCCATTAGTCCAGAAAAGTGGTGCCTAACACACGACGATGGCCACCGTTGGGGTATTCTAACTACCAACATATCCGAAAGTTATAATAATGTCTTGCGCGGGGCACGCCATTTGCCAATTCGTGCATGCATTGACATGACATTCCATCGGACGGTTGCGTTATTCCAGAATCGAAGGGAAGATGCCTCACACTGTCGCAATCCTTTTCCCTCAAAAATATGGCGTCGTTTTAGGAATGCTGAGAAGAAGATAGGCGCCCAGAGAGTCATTGAGTTCGATGGTCCATCGGGCGTATACAAGGTTATCACAGGGCGGCGTGTCGATGGTAAAGGAGGCAATACGCAAACCGTCAGGTTTTTTGATAAGGCATGCTCTTGTGGTAAGTGGCAGCATTACAGGCTTCCTTGTTCACACGCTTTGGCGGTGTGCAGGAATAGAGGTGACAATCCGGGGTTGCTTGTGGATCCGCAATTTACCACCACGAGGTGGGCTGTGCAGTATTCAGGGAAGTTTAATCCACTGCCGCATCAAGATACTTGGCTCCATCCTGGATGGGAGTTGCAGGGAGACAGAAGCAAGTTTGTTGCACGTCGGGCAGGGCGGGTTCGAGCTAGCAGAATTCGGAATGAGATGGATGAGAGGGATCCAGACGAACCAAGAAGATGTCGAAATTGTCATCAGACGGGTCACAATAGGAGAAATTGTCCGAATTATAGGTCTTGA